CGTCGTCGGGTGTCCCGGTGTGATGCGCGGTGGCATCCCACAATCGCAACGCCACCACACGCATCGGACGGCGATGGTCGCTCATGAACGCCGGCCAGGGCTGCGCGAGAATGCCGCAACCTCGAGTCGGCTGTGCAACGACAGCTTCTCAAGGACGTTGTGCACGTGGCTCTTGACCGTGTGGATCGCGATGTGCAACCGTGCGGCGATTTCCTTGTTGCTCAGCCCTTCGCCGAGGAGCGCGACGATCTCCCGCTCGCGGGCGGTGAGGCGTACGCTGTCTTCCACGACGTCAGTCGGCAATGGATGGGGTTGCCGCGCGATCTGCGCAAACAGCGAATCGGTGAGCGCACGGGGCAACGCCTGCTCCCCCTGCGCCACGTGACGGATGGTCGCGGCAAACTCCTCTGTGGTCGCGTCCTTCATGATGAACCCGGACACACCGGCCCGCACGAACGCCGCGATGTCGTCGTCCGGCGATGCCATACCCATGACGATGACCCGCATGCCCGGGAAGCGCTCATGCACGCGTGTGCAGATGTCGAGACTATGGTCGTCCTGCAGCCCGACGTCGAGCAGCAGGATGGCCGGCTGTTGCCAGGTACTGTGGCGACCCAGCACCGAAGAGTCGGCACCAGCATCCAACACACGGAAGTCCGGTTGCCGCTGGAGCAGCGCGCACAGCCCTTCTCGCAAGAGCCGGTTGTCCTCGATGATCACCAGTGAGACCGGCACCACCGGTTCCGATGCGCCACCCGCTTCCGCCTGTGTCATCGCCGCAGCGTCGAGCATACCGTTCCCGTAGAGGCGAAGCACGGTGACCCCAAGCGGCGCCTGAAGACTCTGGGCCCCTCGAAGTCTGCCACCGCGTGGTCGTGCCGAGAACAAGGTACGTCGATCGTCCACGAAAACCTACTCTGGCGAATCGGGGGCCTCGCCCACTGGAGACGAGACCTCGCCTGAACACACCGGCGGTTCCGTTGGGGCCGGGACAGGTGCGGCATCGGTGGGCGGTGCGCTGTTCAACGCCGCAGCCGGCGGCGCAGCGCCGGCCGTACGTGTGCCTCCATTCAGGATCACTCGCAGATGTCGTACGCGCATGTGCATGGTGCCATCCCCCGGCAATGGTTGGTAGCCGTTCACGCGGGAACGGCGTGGTGTCCGCATCCTTGCAGGCACCGGGGCGTTTCGCCGGCAGCGGCCGGAGAACTCGTGAGCACAGCGTACCATCAGGCCGTCCGCATCACCATCGCTCCGAAGAGTGATTTCGCTCGCTCCTCCGGTATCGCCCTGGTCCCACTCCACAATCACTCCTCCGACCGATGTCCGGACGTTGGCGGCGAAGCGAACATGCAGGCACGGCGCACGGCGCCGGCATTGCCCCGTTTTCCTTCTCTGGAGCCACCATGTCCATCCGTGTGGGGAGTACCCTGTTCCTTGTCATGGCGCTGCTTGGGTGCCGCGATGATGACGCGACCATCGAAACCACCAGTGGCGGGGAGACCAACATGTCGGCATCCGCCGACTCCGCCGTGGCCCGTGGGACGGCGATGCTGCGCTTCGTGAATGCCACCGAGGAGATGCGATTTGCGTCGTTGCAGCTCGACGGTACGATGCTGTTCGACAGCGTCAAGGCGGCGTCGGTGACCGACTACCGCGAAGTCGACAAGCGGATTGCACAACTCACGGCACGTGCGGCCGGGGGGCGCGACACGGCCTCGCTGGCCACCGACAACAAGGTGCTCGTGGACGGGAATCGCTACAGCGCCTTCCTGATGTCGGAGAACATGACCACCCGGCGTCTGCATCTCGTCGAGGATGAGGTCATCCCCGACAGCGGCAAGGCGCGTCTCCGTGTCATCCATGCGGCCTCGGGCGCCCCCGCCATCGATGTGCGAGCACTGAACGGCACCGACAACCTCTTCAGCAACGTGTCCTTCGCCGGCAACGGTGGTTACCGGGACATCGAGCCGGTCTCCCTCTCGCTGCAAGTGCGGGAACAGGGAACGTCGCGCGTGTTGCTCACCATACCGGCCATGAGCCTCAAGCGGGGGAGTGCCACGACAGTGGTCATCACCGGGTCGACGAAGCTGTCCTACTTCACATTCAGCGACTCAATGATGCCGCGCCAAGCCACCCCGTGATGCCGACAGCGAACCGGCGGTGCCTCAGGAGGCACCGCCGGCTGTTCATGACCCCAGGGGAACGCCGCCGTGCAGCCTACGGCTTCCGCGCCGCCGCGTTCGCGACGATGGCAATCTCCACCCGACGATTCGCCTGTCGCCCCGCCTCCGTTTCGTTGTCGGCGATGGGTTCCGCCTCTCCGCGCCCGACGGCACGCAGCCGGTTCGTACCCACGCCCTGCATGGACAGGTAGTTCGACGCCGCCACGGCACGCCGCTCGGCGAGTCGCTGGTTGTAGACACTGGTGCCAACGGCATCCGTATGCCCCACGATCAGCAGATCGGTATTCGGATACTTCGAAAGGCTCGCCGCCAGGCTGCGCAGGTTGCCGGCCGCATCGGCACGCACGACATCCGAATCGAAGTCGTACAAGAGCCCCGACGCGAACGTCACCGCGATGCCTTCACCCACACGCACCACCGTCGCGCCGGGGATGTGCTGCTGCAGTTCCTTGGCCTGCTGGTCCATCTGGTGGCCAATGACTGCCCCGATCGTACCTCCCACGACGGCGCCAATGATGGCCCCCCGGGCGGTCGATCCCGTCTGATTGCCGATCACCCCGCCGGCAACCCCACCCGTGGTGGCGCCAATGATGGCGCCCTGCTCCTTTCGATTCAGCGCCGCACAACCCGCGACGGCACTCGCCAGGACCGCGCCACCCAACATCCGACACGCCAAGCGAGTCCGCTGCGGCCCCGTTGCCGGCCCTTCCACTCCGGTACGCTGCATTGCCTCTCCCTCGTGATCGTGTGGACGGCCCCCCGCTAGCGCAAACGCCTTCCCTGAATGACCTGCACGAGAAACACCACGATGGCGATGACCAGCAGGACGTGAATGACCCCGCCCATCGTGTACGACGTCACCATGC
This DNA window, taken from Gemmatimonas sp., encodes the following:
- a CDS encoding response regulator transcription factor gives rise to the protein MLRLYGNGMLDAAAMTQAEAGGASEPVVPVSLVIIEDNRLLREGLCALLQRQPDFRVLDAGADSSVLGRHSTWQQPAILLLDVGLQDDHSLDICTRVHERFPGMRVIVMGMASPDDDIAAFVRAGVSGFIMKDATTEEFAATIRHVAQGEQALPRALTDSLFAQIARQPHPLPTDVVEDSVRLTAREREIVALLGEGLSNKEIAARLHIAIHTVKSHVHNVLEKLSLHSRLEVAAFSRSPGRRS
- a CDS encoding DUF4397 domain-containing protein — its product is MSIRVGSTLFLVMALLGCRDDDATIETTSGGETNMSASADSAVARGTAMLRFVNATEEMRFASLQLDGTMLFDSVKAASVTDYREVDKRIAQLTARAAGGRDTASLATDNKVLVDGNRYSAFLMSENMTTRRLHLVEDEVIPDSGKARLRVIHAASGAPAIDVRALNGTDNLFSNVSFAGNGGYRDIEPVSLSLQVREQGTSRVLLTIPAMSLKRGSATTVVITGSTKLSYFTFSDSMMPRQATP
- a CDS encoding OmpA family protein is translated as MQRTGVEGPATGPQRTRLACRMLGGAVLASAVAGCAALNRKEQGAIIGATTGGVAGGVIGNQTGSTARGAIIGAVVGGTIGAVIGHQMDQQAKELQQHIPGATVVRVGEGIAVTFASGLLYDFDSDVVRADAAGNLRSLAASLSKYPNTDLLIVGHTDAVGTSVYNQRLAERRAVAASNYLSMQGVGTNRLRAVGRGEAEPIADNETEAGRQANRRVEIAIVANAAARKP
- a CDS encoding lmo0937 family membrane protein produces the protein MLMTLAIVLLVLWLLGMVTSYTMGGVIHVLLVIAIVVFLVQVIQGRRLR